The genomic interval TGTCCGTTGATCCGACGTTCCTGATCGAGGTAGCCCGCCCCCATGAATTCACGTCAGCGCCGCGGCATCATCCTGCTGCTCCTCTCGGTTCTCTGCGCCCTCGGCGCGTTCGCCGGCGTGCTCTCGGTGATCAGCGATGTGAACTCCAAGGTGGGGCCGGAGGTCGCGGCGTACCGCCTCAAGACCGATGTGGCACCGTACAAACAGCTCGACGCCGGGCAGTTCGAGAAGATCGAAATGCCCAAGCGGTGGCTTTCGGCCAATGCCGTGACCGATATTTCCGAGGTACGGGGAAAGATCGCCGTCACGCAGCTCCAGAAGGGCTCGCTGCTCCAGAGCGACATGATCGTGAAGAAGCCCGAACTGGGCTCGGGCGAGCAGGAGATCGCGATCATGATCGATGCGGCAACCGGCGTGGCCGGAAAGATCAACCCGGGGTCGAGCGTGAACATCTACGCGACCTTCGAGGGTGACAACAAGGGTTCGCCGAACAAGTCCACAGTCATCGTCTCCGGTGCCCGCGTCCTCGACGTCGGCAAGATCACGGCGCTGGAGCCGGGCAGGAACGAACGTAGCCGGAAGGCAACGGACGCGGTGCCGATCACCTTCGCTCTCAACACCCTCGACGCCCAGCGCGTGGCGTACGCGGAGTCATTCGCCGAGCATGTGCGGCTCGCCCTCGTGGCCGACGGCAGCGACACCACCATTTCGCCGCGCGACCGTGAGTACACCCTCGACGGGGACAAGTGAGGACCGGCGTATGACGACTCGTATCCTCCCGGCGGTCGGCGACCCGGACGCCGCCCGCGCCATCACCACCCTCCTCAGCCAGCTCCCGGACGCGGAGCCGGCCGCGCCCGTCACCGACTCGACGTCGCTGCTCGACACTCTCGCCCGGCTCGCCGGCGAAGCGCTCGACGAGCTGCCCGAGGTGGTCCTGGTCCACGAGCGGATTGGTCCGGTACCCGCGCTGGAGCTGATCAGGGAGGTGTCTCTTCGCTTCCCGGCAGTCGGTGTCGTGCTGATCACCACCGACGCGGGGCCGGGTCTCTACACGGCCGCCATGGACTCGGGTGCACGCGGCCTTGTCGGGTTCCCGCTCGGTTACGAGGAGTTGGCGGCCCGTGTGCAGGGTGCCGCCTCCTGGTCCACGGGCGTACGCCGCCACCTCGGCACCGGCACGGACGTCTTCACCGGCCCGGGCGGCACAGTGGTCACAGTCACGGGCGCGAAGGGCGGCACAGGAGCCACGGTCGCCGCCGTGCAACTGGCCCTGGCGGCCAAGGCGTCGGGACGGACCGTCGCTCTTGTCGACCTGGACCTTCAGTCCGGTGACGTGGCGTCGTATCTCGATGTGCAGTTCCGGCGCTCCATCGTCGACCTGGCGGGAATCTCCGACATCTCGCCGCGCGTCCTCCAGGACGCGGTCTTCACCCACCCCACGGGCCTCGGCCTGCTGCTCGCACCGAACGAGGGCGAGCGCGGCGAGGAGGTCACCGACCGGGTGGCTCGGCAGGTGGTGAGCGCGCTGCGCAACCGCTACGAGGTCGTGATCGTCGACTGCGGAACCCAGATGAACAGCGCGAACGCGGCGGCCGTCGAGATGGCCGACCAGGCGGTGCTCGTCGTCACGCCGGACGTGGTGGCGGTACGGGCGGCCAAACGCATGGTGCGGATGTGGGACCGCCTCCAGATCCGCAAGGCGGAGGAGACGATCACCGTCGTCAACCGCCACACCCGCAACACGGAGATCCAGCCGCCGCTGGTGGAACGGATCACGGGCACGAAGGTCGCGAGCGTTGCGGTTCCGTCCAACTTCAAGGAACTCCAGTCGGCCACGGACGCCGGCCGCATGCAGGACCTGGACAGCCGGAGCACGGTCAAGCAAGCA from Streptomyces spiramyceticus carries:
- the cpaB gene encoding Flp pilus assembly protein CpaB, with product MNSRQRRGIILLLLSVLCALGAFAGVLSVISDVNSKVGPEVAAYRLKTDVAPYKQLDAGQFEKIEMPKRWLSANAVTDISEVRGKIAVTQLQKGSLLQSDMIVKKPELGSGEQEIAIMIDAATGVAGKINPGSSVNIYATFEGDNKGSPNKSTVIVSGARVLDVGKITALEPGRNERSRKATDAVPITFALNTLDAQRVAYAESFAEHVRLALVADGSDTTISPRDREYTLDGDK
- a CDS encoding AAA family ATPase — protein: MTTRILPAVGDPDAARAITTLLSQLPDAEPAAPVTDSTSLLDTLARLAGEALDELPEVVLVHERIGPVPALELIREVSLRFPAVGVVLITTDAGPGLYTAAMDSGARGLVGFPLGYEELAARVQGAASWSTGVRRHLGTGTDVFTGPGGTVVTVTGAKGGTGATVAAVQLALAAKASGRTVALVDLDLQSGDVASYLDVQFRRSIVDLAGISDISPRVLQDAVFTHPTGLGLLLAPNEGERGEEVTDRVARQVVSALRNRYEVVIVDCGTQMNSANAAAVEMADQAVLVVTPDVVAVRAAKRMVRMWDRLQIRKAEETITVVNRHTRNTEIQPPLVERITGTKVASVAVPSNFKELQSATDAGRMQDLDSRSTVKQALWALAGELGLVKTAEGAGGKSGGRLKSDRGAIGFRGKGKDRGAATVELAGMAPLIIFVMVAMWQAVLFGYTFSLTGNAADEGARAATAAATSGNDEQGACEAAARDHLPSSWQGEAHISCVPEGNLWQASVRLSTPILFPGAGSFPWTVSGSAGAALEGGPE